One window of the Dehalococcoidia bacterium genome contains the following:
- a CDS encoding enoyl-CoA hydratase — translation MEATKTYKNILFERRGRVAYVTMNRPDKRNALSLEHMQELIDCFRAIGRDGGIAVAVLRGSGPAFCAGHDIAEMVGKDAAFYRRLFETCTEMMETIQSIPQPVIAQVHGIATAAGCQLVATCDLAVAAEEARFATPGVRIGLFCSTPMVAVSRNLPRKKVMEMLLTGEPISAQEALHYGLVNKVVPAERLEEETQALAEKIAASSPFVVGLGKQAFYRQLEMPQHQAYRYAQEVMSLNALAADAQEGMCAFLDKRPPRWRDG, via the coding sequence GTGGAGGCCACCAAGACCTACAAGAACATCCTCTTCGAGAGGAGAGGGCGCGTCGCTTACGTGACCATGAACCGGCCCGACAAGCGTAACGCTCTCTCCCTGGAGCACATGCAGGAGCTGATCGACTGTTTTCGCGCCATAGGGCGGGACGGGGGGATCGCCGTGGCGGTGCTGCGAGGCAGCGGCCCCGCTTTCTGCGCCGGCCACGACATCGCCGAAATGGTGGGGAAGGACGCCGCCTTTTACCGTCGGCTTTTCGAGACCTGCACCGAGATGATGGAGACCATCCAGTCCATCCCTCAGCCGGTCATCGCCCAGGTGCACGGCATCGCCACCGCCGCCGGCTGCCAGCTGGTGGCCACCTGCGATCTGGCTGTGGCTGCCGAGGAGGCCCGCTTCGCCACCCCGGGGGTGCGCATCGGCCTGTTCTGCTCTACTCCTATGGTGGCCGTCAGCCGCAACCTCCCCCGCAAGAAGGTGATGGAGATGCTGCTGACAGGGGAGCCCATCAGCGCCCAGGAGGCGCTGCACTACGGGCTGGTCAACAAGGTGGTGCCGGCCGAGAGGCTGGAGGAAGAGACGCAGGCCCTGGCCGAGAAGATCGCCGCCTCGAGCCCCTTCGTGGTGGGTCTGGGCAAGCAGGCCTTCTATCGCCAGCTGGAGATGCCCCAGCACCAGGCCTACCGTTATGCCCAGGAGGTCATGTCCCTCAACGCCCTGGCCGCTGACGCCCAGGAAGGGATGTGCGCCTTCCTGGACAAGCGCCCGCCCCGCTGGCGGGACGGCTAG
- a CDS encoding YtxH domain-containing protein, translating to MRFLLGMALGVATGLAAYLLLSPARKEDVRRRLQGVAGGEEPPLLRPLRRLAEDAASQARQAWDEARQAARQAEQEMLQRYQRLRYRGEGQGR from the coding sequence ATGCGCTTTCTCCTGGGGATGGCACTGGGGGTGGCAACAGGGCTGGCCGCCTATCTCCTCCTATCGCCGGCCCGCAAGGAAGACGTCAGGCGCCGGTTGCAGGGCGTGGCCGGCGGCGAGGAGCCCCCTCTGCTGAGGCCGTTGCGTCGCCTGGCCGAGGACGCCGCCAGCCAGGCGCGCCAGGCCTGGGATGAGGCACGGCAGGCCGCCCGCCAGGCCGAGCAGGAGATGCTGCAGCGCTACCAGCGCCTGCGCTACCGCGGCGAAGGGCAGGGCCGCTAG
- a CDS encoding alpha/beta fold hydrolase: MSGNVPWQHRYVEANGIRLHYVEAGEGFPVVLLHGFPELWYSWRHQIPALAAAGLRAIAPDLRGYGESDKPPRIEDYDIQHLVGDVVGLLDALGLEKAVLVGHDWGSIILWMVTVMHPDRVERVVSLNVPYRGRPGFPPVARLRQAVESGGSQFNYVLTFQEPGHAEAIFAQDLPGRLRRLYEGAAGRPDFLSDEDFQVYLRAFQQGGLTGPLNYYRNIDRNWELTDHLHERQVTCQAMLVMTDRDPVLRPEMAQGMERWVPNLRLEMVRDCGHWTQQERPEEVNRLLLDFLGDLARR, encoded by the coding sequence ATGAGCGGCAACGTTCCCTGGCAACACCGCTACGTGGAGGCCAACGGCATCCGACTCCACTATGTGGAGGCCGGTGAAGGCTTCCCCGTTGTCCTCCTTCACGGCTTCCCGGAGCTGTGGTATTCGTGGCGCCACCAGATACCCGCCCTGGCGGCGGCCGGCCTGCGGGCCATCGCCCCCGACCTGCGGGGCTACGGTGAGAGCGACAAGCCACCCCGCATCGAGGACTACGACATCCAGCACCTGGTAGGGGACGTGGTAGGGCTGCTGGACGCCCTGGGGCTGGAGAAGGCCGTGCTGGTGGGGCACGACTGGGGCAGCATCATCCTCTGGATGGTGACGGTCATGCATCCCGACAGGGTGGAACGGGTGGTGAGCCTCAACGTGCCCTACCGAGGTCGTCCCGGCTTTCCGCCCGTCGCCCGACTTCGGCAGGCGGTGGAGTCGGGCGGTAGCCAGTTCAACTACGTGCTGACCTTCCAGGAGCCGGGCCACGCTGAGGCCATCTTCGCCCAGGACCTGCCGGGACGCCTGCGCCGCCTCTACGAGGGGGCAGCGGGGCGCCCCGACTTCCTGTCCGACGAGGACTTCCAGGTCTACCTGCGGGCCTTCCAACAGGGGGGCCTGACGGGGCCTCTGAACTACTACCGCAACATCGACCGCAACTGGGAGCTGACCGATCACCTGCACGAACGCCAGGTGACCTGCCAGGCCATGCTGGTGATGACCGACCGCGACCCGGTGCTGCGTCCCGAGATGGCCCAGGGCATGGAACGCTGGGTGCCGAACCTGCGCCTGGAGATGGTGCGTGATTGCGGCCACTGGACGCAACAGGAGCGGCCGGAAGAGGTCAATCGGCTGCTGCTGGACTTCCTGGGCGACCTGGCCCGCCGCTAG
- the rsfS gene encoding ribosome silencing factor, producing MRYDPATLARRLVDLLSEKQASDIVLLDISPVATFADYFLIATGDSKRQIEAILAALEEELDREDLVPVGREGEPESGWVLLDLGDIVIHIFGPEERSYYDLEGLWHRARPVVRVQ from the coding sequence GTGCGATACGACCCGGCCACTCTGGCCCGAAGGCTCGTGGACCTGCTCTCGGAGAAGCAGGCCAGCGACATCGTGCTCCTGGACATCAGCCCCGTAGCCACCTTCGCTGATTATTTCCTCATCGCCACCGGCGATTCCAAGCGACAGATCGAGGCCATCCTGGCCGCCCTGGAAGAGGAGCTGGACCGGGAGGATCTAGTCCCCGTGGGACGGGAGGGCGAACCCGAATCGGGCTGGGTGCTCCTGGACCTGGGCGATATCGTGATCCACATCTTCGGACCCGAGGAGCGTTCCTACTATGACCTGGAGGGCCTCTGGCACCGGGCGCGGCCCGTGGTCAGGGTGCAGTGA
- the mnmA gene encoding tRNA 2-thiouridine(34) synthase MnmA: MDRKRVLVAMSGGVDSSVAAALLLEQGYQVVGVTMRLWTLEDPLAPRLHRRCCSAEDTEDARAAADVLGIPHYVLNFEDLFQARVVDYFVGEYASGRTPNPCIACNQHIKFGPLLEYASALGCHYVATGHYVRLRRGADGLYELWRAVDAQKDQSYVLYMLGQEELARTLFPVGEYTKEEVRAMARRLGLPNADKPDSADICFIPDGDYRAFVRQRVAAAPGPIVDRRGNVLGQHTGIVDYTVGQRRGLPARGGSRPLYVLEVDARANVVVVGSEEELYAEGAECVGLRFVSGRPPAGTVEVEAKVRYRAPSVPALLTAEGERGEVRFREPQRAVAPGQAIVFYQGERVLGGGVIARALRPGR; encoded by the coding sequence ATGGACAGGAAGCGCGTGCTGGTGGCCATGTCCGGCGGGGTGGACTCCTCGGTGGCCGCTGCCCTTCTTCTGGAGCAGGGCTACCAGGTGGTGGGCGTCACCATGCGCCTCTGGACCCTGGAAGACCCCCTGGCTCCCAGGCTACACCGTCGGTGCTGCTCGGCGGAGGATACGGAGGACGCCCGTGCCGCCGCCGACGTGCTGGGCATCCCCCACTACGTCCTCAACTTCGAGGACCTGTTCCAGGCCCGGGTAGTGGACTACTTCGTGGGCGAGTATGCCTCCGGCCGCACTCCCAACCCCTGCATCGCCTGCAACCAGCACATCAAGTTCGGGCCGCTGCTGGAGTATGCATCGGCCCTGGGCTGCCATTACGTGGCCACCGGCCATTACGTGCGCCTTCGCCGCGGCGCCGACGGCCTGTACGAGCTGTGGCGGGCGGTGGACGCCCAGAAGGACCAGTCCTATGTGCTCTACATGCTCGGACAGGAAGAGCTGGCCCGCACCCTCTTTCCCGTCGGCGAGTACACGAAGGAAGAAGTCCGCGCCATGGCCCGCAGGCTGGGGCTTCCCAACGCTGACAAGCCCGACTCGGCCGACATCTGCTTCATACCCGACGGCGACTACCGCGCCTTCGTACGGCAGCGGGTCGCCGCGGCCCCCGGGCCTATCGTCGACCGACGGGGCAACGTGCTGGGCCAGCACACGGGCATCGTGGACTACACGGTCGGACAGCGGCGGGGCCTGCCCGCCCGCGGCGGCTCCCGCCCCCTCTACGTGCTGGAGGTGGACGCCCGCGCCAACGTCGTCGTGGTGGGCAGCGAGGAGGAGCTGTACGCCGAGGGCGCCGAGTGCGTCGGCCTCCGCTTCGTCTCGGGCCGCCCGCCAGCCGGGACGGTGGAAGTGGAGGCCAAGGTCCGCTATCGGGCACCGTCGGTCCCCGCCCTGCTGACAGCGGAGGGGGAGCGGGGCGAGGTCCGCTTCCGAGAGCCGCAGCGGGCCGTCGCCCCTGGCCAGGCCATCGTCTTCTACCAGGGGGAGCGAGTCCTGGGCGGAGGCGTCATCGCCCGGGCGCTGCGCCCTGGGCGGTAG
- a CDS encoding nitroreductase family protein: MSVPSAYRVVVSKRDSRQFRPDPIPDDVVRRILQAGRMAGSSKNTQPCRFIVVRDQAQKEAVASAGNFATWTPAAPLVIVIAVPDGASDYDVGRAAQNMMVAAWAFGIASCPFTLHDRQRARQVLGLPEGWRAANAIAFGYPVSEESRHRGQPRLPMEELVHYERW, encoded by the coding sequence ATGAGCGTGCCCTCCGCCTACAGAGTGGTGGTGAGCAAGCGCGACTCTCGCCAGTTCAGGCCCGACCCCATCCCCGATGACGTGGTCCGCCGCATACTGCAGGCGGGACGGATGGCCGGCAGCTCCAAGAACACCCAGCCCTGCCGTTTCATCGTCGTGCGCGACCAGGCGCAGAAGGAGGCGGTGGCCAGCGCGGGCAACTTCGCTACCTGGACGCCCGCCGCCCCGCTGGTGATAGTCATAGCCGTGCCCGACGGTGCCTCCGACTACGATGTGGGGCGCGCCGCCCAGAACATGATGGTGGCCGCCTGGGCCTTCGGCATCGCCTCGTGCCCCTTCACCCTCCACGACCGCCAGCGCGCCCGCCAGGTGCTGGGGCTGCCCGAGGGCTGGCGGGCAGCCAATGCCATAGCCTTCGGCTACCCCGTGTCGGAGGAGTCCCGGCATCGTGGCCAGCCGCGCCTGCCGATGGAGGAGCTGGTCCACTACGAGCGCTGGTAG